Proteins from a single region of Paraburkholderia aromaticivorans:
- a CDS encoding TrbI/VirB10 family protein encodes MTNKSIIDPDANDGGLPKKNMHWKIVLLLGAVVLVAAYIKFGGKSVHRHDFNPTPPHATELGPAADPSSIDKDKAAAEQNVQLEKIQEGKQKADALKKQQELQAAQSANSGRMGVAPAQAPGAASSTVGLPPAGALPPLPPAMAANGARGGRGVADPDRESMIRNSPVLVKSNAAQSGSAQGNMPPGYVPPQMSDLQRSELASASDMSNILKHMPGMQSGNNPGAGATANSQWLTDYNSKLSDHSAETAYAPPARYYLRSNTLIQAVTTRMVDSDLSGPIEMRVVSDVYDSVTGTQVMIPAGSSISGGNNGDIRLGQSRIEVAVGRICRPDGICVDTPNSQGADSGGATGLPGDVNNHILQIFATAIIPAAIAYATTPNSGNNNVYAGSNSPLNAAGQIMVQTSQTVLNRYNNIPPTIKVPPGSPVSIVLGKDLVLPPYHR; translated from the coding sequence ATGACCAACAAGTCGATCATCGATCCGGACGCCAACGACGGAGGCTTGCCCAAGAAGAACATGCACTGGAAGATTGTGCTTCTTCTTGGCGCGGTCGTCCTGGTGGCGGCTTATATCAAGTTCGGCGGAAAGAGCGTGCATCGTCACGATTTCAATCCGACTCCTCCTCATGCTACCGAGCTCGGTCCTGCGGCGGACCCTTCATCCATTGACAAGGACAAGGCAGCCGCGGAACAGAATGTCCAACTCGAGAAGATTCAGGAAGGCAAGCAGAAGGCTGATGCTCTGAAGAAGCAACAGGAGCTGCAAGCTGCTCAATCGGCGAATAGTGGACGGATGGGCGTGGCGCCGGCGCAAGCGCCAGGAGCCGCATCCTCTACGGTGGGGTTGCCTCCTGCTGGCGCGTTGCCCCCGCTACCACCGGCGATGGCCGCGAATGGCGCGAGGGGCGGTCGGGGAGTGGCTGATCCAGACCGCGAGTCCATGATCAGAAACTCGCCCGTCTTGGTTAAATCGAATGCCGCTCAATCGGGTTCGGCTCAGGGGAATATGCCGCCGGGTTATGTCCCGCCTCAGATGAGCGACCTACAGAGGAGTGAGCTCGCGAGTGCGTCGGACATGAGCAATATTCTGAAGCACATGCCCGGAATGCAAAGCGGCAATAACCCCGGGGCGGGAGCTACAGCGAATTCGCAATGGCTGACGGATTACAACTCGAAGCTATCGGACCACTCGGCTGAAACGGCGTATGCTCCACCGGCCAGGTACTACTTGCGCAGCAATACCCTCATTCAAGCGGTTACGACGCGAATGGTGGATAGCGACCTCTCGGGCCCTATCGAGATGCGTGTAGTCAGCGATGTCTATGACTCGGTTACTGGCACACAGGTCATGATTCCAGCGGGTTCGTCGATCAGCGGCGGGAACAATGGGGATATCCGTCTTGGCCAGTCGCGGATTGAGGTTGCGGTGGGTCGTATCTGCCGTCCGGATGGTATTTGCGTGGACACGCCGAATTCGCAAGGGGCCGATTCGGGGGGCGCAACGGGTCTGCCTGGGGACGTGAACAACCACATCCTGCAGATTTTTGCGACGGCCATCATCCCTGCTGCGATCGCATATGCTACGACCCCGAATAGTGGCAATAACAACGTTTATGCGGGTAGCAATTCACCGCTCAATGCCGCTGGCCAGATCATGGTCCAGACGTCTCAGACGGTGTTGAACCGCTACAACAACATTCCGCCGACGATTAAGGTTCCTCCGGGTTCCCCCGTGAGTATCGTCCTCGGGAAAGATCTGGTGCTGCCGCCATACCATAGGTGA
- a CDS encoding TrbG/VirB9 family P-type conjugative transfer protein, producing MMSLIVRILAAILFLAGPLSAHAVLIATPLPGDTRLVRFDFDPNNTYQILTRPKAVTDIQLEAGEVVKGVALGDSFSWDCETGVAGHIFIRPKYDDVVTSGTVVTDRRTYQLMLRSTEADVGKWYQRVTWGYPGTSMLQPLATTAAPQASGVGPTASDPLTRGVDVEQLNFDYRISGNAPFKPVQVIDNGTFTWIQMPANIQDWPAVFWVTPDNRYAALDPVVDGKYLKVTKVMHKFLLKIGKEEVEITNNKVAQ from the coding sequence ATGATGTCGTTAATTGTGAGAATTCTCGCCGCGATTCTGTTCCTCGCGGGTCCGCTGAGTGCCCATGCAGTGTTGATTGCAACTCCGCTGCCGGGTGACACTCGACTTGTTCGTTTCGACTTCGATCCGAACAACACCTATCAGATCCTCACTCGCCCCAAGGCTGTTACGGACATTCAACTGGAAGCCGGAGAGGTTGTGAAGGGCGTTGCCCTCGGCGATTCGTTCTCCTGGGACTGCGAAACAGGCGTTGCAGGCCACATTTTTATTCGACCAAAGTACGACGATGTTGTGACGTCGGGTACGGTCGTTACAGATCGTCGCACGTATCAACTCATGCTGCGCTCGACGGAAGCGGATGTGGGCAAGTGGTACCAACGGGTTACGTGGGGATATCCCGGCACGTCGATGTTGCAACCGCTCGCGACGACTGCTGCTCCCCAGGCGTCTGGCGTGGGACCGACGGCAAGCGACCCGCTGACGCGCGGCGTCGACGTTGAACAGTTGAACTTCGACTACCGGATCAGCGGCAATGCTCCGTTCAAACCCGTGCAGGTGATCGACAACGGCACCTTTACGTGGATCCAGATGCCCGCAAACATCCAGGATTGGCCGGCAGTTTTCTGGGTTACGCCGGATAACCGTTATGCGGCACTCGATCCTGTTGTCGACGGAAAATATCTGAAGGTCACGAAGGTCATGCACAAGTTCCTGCTGAAGATCGGCAAGGAAGAAGTCGAGATCACGAACAACAAGGTCGCTCAATGA
- a CDS encoding type IV secretion system protein has protein sequence MLFNRKEKPVDVLMAGNAGPVTAYDKAKREFFEIIGTSQANSARWFIIAVVMGLGLVVMAADFYRLLPLKTIIPWMVQPQADGAVANGGAVAAVQFTPNRNMRSYFLRHWAEKALTIDQYTSQKDLKAAQALCRGAAVGEFAQMMRDDNPFGKLALNAQYTRVVHVKSVDPGENGVGFIFLTTVAGGGTGDPDTKQYRITVHYAISPPKSEEEIASNPVGLYITHFARVEDF, from the coding sequence ATGCTGTTCAATCGGAAAGAAAAGCCAGTCGACGTGCTGATGGCGGGAAATGCCGGGCCGGTCACGGCATACGACAAGGCCAAGCGCGAATTCTTCGAAATCATCGGCACAAGCCAGGCCAACTCCGCGCGATGGTTCATCATCGCCGTGGTCATGGGTTTGGGCTTGGTTGTCATGGCGGCGGACTTCTATCGTCTCTTGCCACTTAAGACCATCATTCCGTGGATGGTGCAGCCGCAGGCCGATGGTGCAGTTGCCAACGGTGGCGCTGTCGCCGCTGTGCAATTCACGCCGAATCGCAACATGCGCTCCTATTTCCTCAGGCATTGGGCAGAGAAGGCGCTCACCATCGACCAGTACACATCGCAGAAAGATCTAAAGGCCGCGCAGGCGCTTTGTCGAGGCGCGGCCGTCGGCGAGTTTGCCCAGATGATGAGGGACGACAACCCCTTCGGCAAATTGGCGCTCAACGCGCAGTACACACGTGTTGTTCACGTCAAGAGCGTTGACCCAGGCGAGAACGGCGTCGGTTTCATCTTCTTGACGACTGTGGCCGGTGGCGGTACGGGAGATCCGGATACGAAGCAATATCGGATTACGGTCCACTACGCGATTTCCCCGCCGAAGAGCGAGGAGGAAATTGCGAGCAATCCCGTCGGCCTCTACATCACCCACTTCGCCCGCGTCGAGGACTTTTAA
- a CDS encoding ATPase, T2SS/T4P/T4SS family produces MIDVVANGGGWVPPSSKPTGAVVVDIAGDQHTQGRQARGDEPAPVGDTVEIITTVDALPLFTRKMYDDDLVQMPPSMRQNICPVEVVPPNSEGGKKHGEYAIILTKEMLNDDYVDELVAHLAVKWDLVAEGYYVASDQVLIDLARDKVMENRRRKTLSVSLEQKNASALYRQFELMAEFAMANEVSDIHIDMNRRLAKSQVSFRIHGKLVHPPEFLIDTHTLLDMVAYLYNNKSQNGSQNSYNENLPQQCQLQLRVRDRDLLFRWASGRTALGSVVVLRMLYQDDMQSIKTLEQLGYFEQQVWMWRNAISRHKGGISVAGIVGSGKSTTMQTNMANLPDTMAKYTVEDPVEYLIPGVRQFNVSRSLTDTQEDSFIAWKRQLKRMDPSAVLIGECRDLDSASMFRDIVESGHLGFTTVHAPSHVGSIDRFCSSELGIPREVMATPGFMNLLVYQALVPINCECCRDFPARQHAEASYLNRIERLFDLDVDGIYLTNKTGCPKCSKPGLAELNGIAGRKVVAEMLELDTYMLEMIRDHKNIDLIKYVNQLRVAKFSEEDSSGKSAMEVAMYRCSRGQVSPYEIEEKFGTFEQYENEQRRFGLGKFATGGERFGTAGKPY; encoded by the coding sequence GTGATTGACGTCGTCGCGAACGGTGGGGGTTGGGTTCCCCCTTCCTCTAAACCGACCGGTGCCGTTGTGGTGGATATTGCTGGAGACCAGCACACTCAGGGTAGGCAGGCGCGGGGAGACGAGCCGGCCCCGGTGGGTGATACGGTCGAGATCATTACAACGGTTGACGCACTTCCGCTTTTCACGCGGAAAATGTACGACGATGATCTGGTTCAGATGCCTCCCTCCATGCGGCAAAACATTTGCCCGGTGGAGGTGGTGCCTCCAAACTCGGAGGGCGGCAAGAAGCACGGCGAATACGCGATCATCCTGACCAAAGAGATGCTCAACGATGACTACGTCGATGAGCTGGTAGCGCATCTGGCCGTCAAGTGGGATCTGGTGGCGGAGGGGTACTATGTTGCGTCTGACCAGGTGCTGATTGATCTTGCGCGTGACAAGGTGATGGAGAATCGCCGTCGCAAAACACTCAGCGTGTCGTTGGAGCAGAAGAATGCAAGCGCGCTCTATCGTCAGTTCGAGTTGATGGCTGAGTTCGCGATGGCGAATGAGGTCTCGGATATTCATATCGACATGAACCGACGGCTCGCGAAGTCGCAGGTGTCGTTCCGTATTCACGGGAAGCTGGTACACCCCCCGGAGTTCTTGATTGATACGCACACGCTGTTGGACATGGTTGCGTATCTATACAACAACAAGTCGCAAAACGGGTCTCAGAACTCCTACAACGAGAATCTTCCTCAGCAGTGCCAATTGCAGTTGAGGGTAAGGGACCGCGACTTGCTGTTTCGTTGGGCTTCCGGACGTACCGCTCTGGGAAGTGTCGTTGTTCTGCGGATGCTTTACCAGGACGACATGCAGAGCATTAAAACGCTCGAGCAACTGGGGTATTTCGAGCAACAAGTCTGGATGTGGCGCAACGCGATCAGTAGGCACAAGGGGGGCATCTCGGTGGCCGGCATTGTGGGCTCGGGAAAGTCCACCACGATGCAAACCAACATGGCGAACCTTCCGGACACGATGGCGAAGTACACCGTAGAGGACCCGGTCGAGTATTTGATCCCCGGTGTGCGCCAGTTCAACGTGTCGCGGTCGCTTACTGACACTCAGGAAGACTCGTTCATTGCATGGAAGCGACAGCTGAAGCGGATGGACCCAAGCGCGGTGCTCATCGGCGAGTGCCGAGATCTTGACAGCGCATCGATGTTCAGAGACATCGTGGAATCCGGTCATTTGGGTTTCACGACTGTCCACGCGCCTTCTCACGTCGGCAGTATCGATCGCTTCTGCTCGAGCGAGCTCGGAATCCCTCGAGAGGTGATGGCAACACCAGGATTTATGAACTTGCTCGTCTATCAAGCACTGGTGCCGATCAACTGCGAGTGTTGTCGAGACTTTCCGGCCCGGCAACATGCCGAGGCGTCGTATCTGAACAGAATCGAGCGTCTTTTCGACCTTGACGTCGACGGCATCTACCTGACAAACAAGACTGGTTGCCCGAAGTGCAGCAAGCCTGGTTTGGCCGAGTTGAATGGTATAGCCGGACGGAAGGTCGTTGCGGAGATGCTCGAGTTGGACACGTACATGCTGGAAATGATTCGAGATCACAAGAACATCGATCTCATCAAGTACGTGAACCAACTTCGTGTGGCGAAATTTTCGGAGGAGGATTCAAGCGGGAAGTCGGCGATGGAAGTTGCGATGTACCGGTGCTCCCGAGGCCAAGTGTCACCGTACGAAATCGAGGAGAAGTTTGGCACCTTTGAGCAGTACGAGAACGAGCAGCGACGCTTTGGGCTCGGCAAGTTTGCAACGGGTGGTGAGCGATTCGGGACCGCAGGGAAACCTTACTGA
- a CDS encoding AAA family ATPase, whose product MMNGYYRPSNPLDTLLGVAVIALLAFAGLSAIAWAWETWQLLTSNQSAHDVILYGRVASIVIVVLGLAAIRFRAVAYVAITVFAFSWIALLSGHADAGEFWGFAGFLPILSVYPWLARKFPEASDERERALVVNNPQETGSTPLPHLPVATPRKTLDSLVGMEDLKDRLRGAVSDILAKRSEGEDPRNGILLHGEPGNGKTEFAECLAGEFKLPLIKLRNSDVASRWKNQTTESIVQAFADAKAHAPCMLFIDEADSLLVDRAGMAEAGGEEGKITNALLTELVDIRAHRVVVVAATNYLDKLDAAGMREGRFDFKIEVPTPDEPARLALLDASLKRYVPYVEIPQAAVERAAKRWVGYSSKRIQSVGEQIREVKRKTNRNSFDFDDLMAAMRALQGRAGKIPENTKGLDEIILSVASSKRLKAIATRMSKISQIEEMGGKAPTGIVFYGPPGTGKTEAARALAKATGWAFLQTTGSTLMADPSSWDKLIREAKDIRPVIVFLDEADDILRNRQMSNVSALTNKVLVSMDGAAGKTPDIVFVAATNFVDDIDEAAMRGGRFTEKVRFDLPDEVGIETYVSGWLEKRGIEPLNSFVARVVDALKGESIANVDAILQEAVNQRAVRMLDGEEASLTVYDIVEARETISRN is encoded by the coding sequence ATGATGAACGGCTACTATCGTCCGTCGAACCCTCTCGATACCCTTCTCGGCGTGGCGGTGATCGCACTCCTGGCGTTCGCGGGACTGTCAGCAATTGCATGGGCCTGGGAGACGTGGCAACTGCTCACGTCGAATCAATCAGCGCATGACGTGATTCTGTACGGCCGAGTCGCGTCGATCGTTATCGTGGTCCTCGGTCTTGCGGCCATCCGATTCCGGGCTGTCGCTTACGTGGCAATCACTGTCTTTGCTTTCAGCTGGATCGCGCTGCTTTCGGGTCATGCGGATGCCGGGGAGTTCTGGGGGTTCGCAGGTTTTCTGCCGATTCTTTCGGTCTACCCGTGGCTTGCCCGGAAGTTCCCTGAGGCCTCTGATGAACGCGAACGCGCCCTGGTCGTGAACAATCCGCAGGAAACAGGCTCTACGCCGCTGCCGCATCTTCCGGTTGCGACTCCGCGAAAGACCCTTGATTCGCTCGTGGGGATGGAGGATCTGAAGGATCGCCTCCGCGGCGCCGTGTCGGATATTCTGGCGAAGCGCTCGGAGGGCGAGGACCCGCGCAACGGTATCCTCCTGCACGGTGAGCCGGGGAATGGCAAAACGGAATTTGCGGAGTGCTTGGCCGGGGAATTCAAGCTTCCACTGATCAAGCTGCGAAACAGCGACGTGGCCAGCCGTTGGAAGAACCAGACGACGGAAAGCATCGTTCAGGCGTTTGCGGACGCGAAGGCACACGCTCCGTGCATGCTCTTCATCGACGAAGCCGACAGTCTGCTCGTCGACCGGGCTGGGATGGCCGAGGCCGGCGGTGAGGAAGGGAAGATCACGAACGCACTGCTGACGGAGCTGGTGGACATCCGTGCGCATCGTGTCGTCGTGGTTGCTGCAACGAACTACCTCGACAAGCTCGATGCGGCCGGGATGCGGGAAGGACGCTTCGATTTCAAAATTGAAGTTCCGACGCCGGATGAGCCTGCCCGTCTCGCACTTCTCGATGCCTCGCTCAAACGTTATGTGCCGTATGTGGAAATTCCGCAAGCAGCAGTGGAACGTGCAGCCAAGCGTTGGGTCGGCTATTCCAGCAAGCGCATCCAGTCGGTTGGTGAGCAAATTCGGGAAGTGAAGCGAAAGACCAATCGGAATAGCTTTGACTTCGACGATTTGATGGCTGCGATGCGAGCTCTGCAAGGTCGCGCAGGCAAGATCCCGGAGAATACGAAAGGGCTGGACGAGATCATCCTATCTGTCGCGTCGAGCAAGCGTCTGAAGGCGATCGCAACCCGTATGTCCAAAATCAGCCAGATCGAGGAAATGGGCGGCAAAGCGCCGACCGGCATCGTGTTCTATGGTCCTCCGGGAACGGGCAAGACCGAAGCGGCACGTGCTCTGGCTAAGGCGACGGGATGGGCGTTCTTGCAGACCACAGGCAGTACGCTGATGGCTGACCCCTCATCGTGGGACAAACTGATCCGCGAGGCCAAGGACATTCGTCCGGTGATCGTGTTCTTGGATGAGGCCGACGATATTCTCCGGAACCGCCAGATGTCCAACGTCTCCGCGCTGACCAACAAGGTCCTGGTCTCGATGGACGGCGCGGCTGGCAAAACACCGGATATCGTTTTCGTCGCGGCCACGAACTTCGTGGACGATATCGATGAGGCTGCGATGCGCGGCGGCCGCTTCACAGAGAAGGTGCGCTTCGATCTGCCTGATGAAGTGGGTATCGAGACATACGTCTCCGGCTGGCTTGAAAAACGAGGCATCGAGCCGTTGAACAGTTTCGTGGCTCGGGTGGTGGATGCCCTGAAAGGGGAATCGATTGCAAACGTCGACGCAATCCTTCAGGAAGCTGTGAACCAGCGTGCCGTGAGAATGCTGGATGGGGAGGAAGCTAGTCTTACGGTCTACGACATTGTGGAGGCCCGAGAAACGATTTCTCGAAACTGA
- a CDS encoding TrbG/VirB9 family P-type conjugative transfer protein yields the protein MKLSLKSIAQLRFIVAVVSGLAMSACATAPLPAASNQNYDFAYRTTGGSDVRPSQVFDDGSKTYFQFPVGKTAPVIQLDDAGDHKLLEPNQEGIYYTVPFVANRFVFQRGQETGVAEYDGAKPHVVDMSRVNEPGTVPATHVDVDGLYAVTQRNRPVYVHQAMQANSYATPVIGDNASWATELPTEDKFDVQFKRGSSKLLVPKRSATSEILSAAKKASRVVIMGRDDDSMMETLAENRAGAVRDWLVKNGVPPSVINVTADTSGADGLDAEIRVYSKPTQVPVNYASPDSPAFKADAIKADVQAGVLSREEGARRLASLAGYGSSSNGENSSGTGGISLRSTLAVFAEKEHYELSWGVGVADKKITVPPVDREPNFDAKLVDLGKAGAGACNLGVDKEAKLIYAEPNLGGLVKINGKAGIETLSEANSVLTVKLRTSPKTMYAVDRVDNSDIAVKWTDPTAFTMPVREKMELTLDGKTLDLTHVGDSRYVVVLQPTAGTTTK from the coding sequence GTGAAACTCAGTTTGAAATCCATCGCGCAACTGCGCTTCATCGTTGCCGTTGTTTCGGGGTTGGCCATGTCCGCGTGTGCCACGGCGCCGCTGCCGGCAGCATCGAATCAGAACTACGACTTCGCGTATCGAACCACTGGCGGGTCAGACGTTCGACCGAGTCAGGTGTTCGATGATGGTTCGAAGACCTATTTTCAGTTCCCTGTCGGGAAGACGGCGCCGGTGATTCAGCTCGACGATGCGGGAGATCACAAGCTGCTCGAGCCGAACCAGGAGGGCATCTACTACACCGTGCCGTTCGTCGCGAATCGCTTTGTATTCCAACGAGGCCAGGAGACCGGAGTCGCAGAGTACGACGGTGCCAAGCCGCACGTGGTCGACATGTCCCGGGTAAATGAGCCTGGGACGGTGCCGGCGACGCACGTCGACGTGGACGGCCTGTACGCCGTTACGCAGCGCAACCGCCCGGTATACGTGCATCAGGCAATGCAGGCGAATAGCTATGCAACCCCAGTGATTGGGGACAATGCTTCGTGGGCTACGGAACTTCCAACGGAAGACAAGTTCGATGTCCAGTTCAAGCGTGGCAGTTCGAAGCTTCTGGTTCCGAAGCGATCTGCGACGTCGGAGATTTTGTCGGCGGCAAAGAAGGCGAGCCGCGTCGTCATTATGGGGCGCGACGACGACAGCATGATGGAAACGCTGGCAGAGAATCGCGCGGGCGCGGTGCGAGATTGGCTTGTCAAAAATGGCGTTCCACCGAGCGTGATCAATGTGACGGCTGATACCTCGGGAGCTGACGGGCTCGACGCCGAGATTCGCGTGTACAGCAAGCCGACTCAGGTTCCGGTGAACTACGCGTCGCCCGATTCACCGGCATTCAAGGCGGATGCAATCAAGGCGGATGTTCAAGCGGGTGTGCTCTCTCGCGAGGAAGGGGCTCGACGTCTCGCATCGCTTGCCGGCTACGGGAGTTCCAGCAATGGAGAGAACTCGAGCGGAACCGGCGGGATCTCGCTTCGCTCAACCTTGGCAGTATTCGCCGAGAAGGAGCACTACGAGCTTTCGTGGGGTGTGGGTGTCGCGGACAAGAAGATCACCGTTCCGCCGGTTGACCGTGAGCCAAATTTCGACGCCAAGCTTGTGGATCTAGGTAAGGCGGGTGCGGGCGCATGCAATCTCGGGGTGGACAAGGAGGCCAAGTTGATCTACGCGGAGCCGAATCTTGGCGGCCTGGTGAAGATTAATGGGAAGGCCGGGATCGAGACGCTCAGCGAAGCCAATTCTGTCCTGACGGTGAAGCTGCGGACGTCGCCGAAAACTATGTACGCCGTCGATCGTGTCGACAACTCGGACATCGCCGTGAAGTGGACGGATCCGACCGCATTCACGATGCCCGTGCGGGAGAAGATGGAGCTCACCCTGGACGGCAAGACACTGGATCTGACTCACGTGGGCGACAGCCGCTACGTGGTCGTGCTTCAACCCACAGCCGGGACTACGACGAAATGA
- a CDS encoding TcpQ domain-containing protein, translated as MKKSTLLRRGAAAALALVVPFAAAQGHKNQAFVPVAAAATVAPASATGVTVAAVASASEAGVVAADPSVARVSAGGDVAVSRTTQQFAVLASDENFRKLIARWAHQAGWNSEWDVDRDIDITGEYTWRNMSFVDAVRATLKATERGDLAVHGCYYANNWVQVVPLTTPCKR; from the coding sequence ATGAAGAAATCGACTTTACTGCGGCGTGGGGCCGCTGCCGCTCTCGCCCTCGTAGTGCCGTTCGCGGCGGCGCAGGGGCACAAAAATCAAGCGTTCGTCCCTGTGGCAGCTGCGGCGACCGTTGCTCCAGCATCCGCAACTGGCGTCACGGTGGCGGCCGTTGCTTCAGCATCCGAAGCTGGCGTCGTAGCTGCTGATCCATCCGTCGCTCGCGTATCGGCCGGCGGTGACGTCGCGGTCTCTCGAACGACGCAGCAGTTCGCGGTCCTAGCGAGCGACGAAAATTTCCGGAAACTCATCGCGCGCTGGGCGCACCAGGCCGGATGGAATTCCGAGTGGGACGTCGATCGTGACATCGACATCACTGGCGAGTACACGTGGCGGAACATGTCATTTGTCGATGCCGTTCGGGCGACTTTGAAAGCCACGGAGCGTGGCGACCTTGCCGTGCACGGCTGCTATTACGCGAATAACTGGGTGCAGGTGGTACCTCTGACGACACCGTGTAAAAGGTAG
- a CDS encoding type II secretion system protein GspD has protein sequence MKREMKCLVLAPLVAALTLSGCVSPTLERETKGAAEDNSRIQAESRQKLFDQIANSEQVRERDEMIDTPFLAGKAVALSRDVVLPRALQKNVNTDMMFPGRRVSLPVAAERITLSTGIPVKIDSDVYLPASALLPRGQSSEDLKTAGAGQGAGVAPAAPLPTTAKGVLPPIPTTGEGLGGLQGYSGSASIDTPMDVQFEPGEMALSRTLDLIATRLGINWKYDDQKGVIRFYRMVTKTWLLPIKPGSMSYTTAFNGSTQQSNNTNALNTQAQQQDAPIKSEATNISEVNSVKASIQTIMTRAGSISADPAIGSITLTDTKEAVDKAEEIIKFQTQILSKMVLVRLQMIQVHTTDTGQAAVDWNAVMTKALQSIPGFQLSSISPVSLIGQNGVNNAGQFGLSITSGAFKGTTAIVQALQEIGRVSTSTEIPLSIQNRHGMYYNVRQTFSYVSATTPATSTAGGTGGIPGITTSQDQVGFKLMLYPSVTAHNSINLTVSIDQSTLQSLQTFTSGSGSNQQSVQLPNTSGEGATVDAIVRNGGTLILTGFEQKTNQFDRRGLAPNVPLIAGGSKTADSERVTTIIILSAAVQDADS, from the coding sequence ATGAAACGTGAGATGAAATGCCTCGTGCTTGCGCCGCTTGTAGCCGCTCTGACTCTTTCGGGATGTGTGTCGCCCACTTTGGAGAGGGAGACGAAGGGAGCAGCTGAGGACAACTCGAGGATCCAGGCGGAATCACGACAGAAACTGTTCGATCAAATCGCGAACTCGGAACAAGTGCGCGAGCGAGACGAGATGATTGATACGCCATTTCTCGCGGGGAAAGCCGTCGCGTTGAGCCGCGATGTCGTGCTTCCGCGAGCTCTGCAGAAGAATGTCAATACGGACATGATGTTCCCCGGCCGGCGTGTGTCGCTTCCGGTGGCGGCGGAGCGGATTACTTTGTCGACGGGTATCCCGGTCAAAATCGACAGCGACGTCTATCTGCCGGCGTCGGCCCTACTGCCGCGCGGCCAATCGAGTGAGGACCTCAAGACGGCCGGGGCTGGACAGGGCGCGGGCGTGGCGCCGGCGGCACCTCTGCCGACGACGGCAAAAGGAGTGCTTCCGCCGATTCCCACGACGGGGGAGGGCTTGGGTGGGTTGCAAGGATATTCTGGCTCTGCATCGATCGATACGCCGATGGACGTACAGTTCGAACCGGGCGAGATGGCATTGTCCCGCACCCTCGACCTCATCGCGACTCGCCTCGGAATCAACTGGAAGTACGACGACCAGAAGGGCGTGATCCGTTTTTACCGGATGGTCACGAAGACGTGGTTGTTGCCCATCAAACCGGGATCGATGTCCTATACGACGGCATTCAATGGGTCGACGCAGCAATCGAACAATACGAACGCGCTGAATACGCAGGCGCAGCAGCAGGACGCGCCGATCAAGAGCGAAGCGACAAACATCAGCGAGGTGAATTCGGTCAAGGCGTCGATCCAGACGATCATGACCCGCGCTGGCTCGATCTCGGCGGATCCGGCGATTGGCTCGATCACCCTCACGGACACAAAAGAGGCGGTCGACAAGGCAGAAGAAATCATCAAGTTCCAGACGCAAATTCTGTCGAAGATGGTGCTGGTGCGGCTCCAGATGATCCAGGTGCACACAACTGACACCGGTCAGGCAGCGGTAGACTGGAACGCTGTGATGACGAAGGCCCTGCAAAGCATTCCGGGATTCCAATTGTCGTCAATTTCACCCGTTTCGCTCATCGGTCAAAACGGCGTCAACAACGCGGGGCAGTTCGGACTGAGCATTACAAGTGGCGCGTTCAAGGGTACGACGGCCATCGTTCAGGCGCTTCAGGAAATCGGGCGGGTATCGACGTCCACTGAGATCCCGCTGTCGATTCAGAACCGGCATGGCATGTACTACAACGTGCGCCAGACGTTCTCGTACGTGTCCGCGACGACGCCCGCAACGTCCACTGCCGGTGGAACTGGTGGGATCCCGGGTATCACGACATCGCAGGATCAGGTCGGATTCAAACTGATGCTGTATCCGAGCGTAACCGCCCATAACTCGATCAATTTGACGGTGTCGATCGACCAGTCGACGCTGCAGTCACTACAGACCTTCACGTCGGGATCGGGATCAAACCAGCAGTCCGTCCAACTTCCGAACACAAGCGGCGAGGGTGCTACCGTCGACGCGATTGTACGCAACGGCGGAACGCTCATTTTGACGGGCTTCGAGCAAAAGACGAATCAGTTCGATCGACGCGGTCTCGCACCGAACGTTCCGTTGATCGCTGGTGGCTCCAAGACTGCAGACTCCGAGCGTGTGACCACCATCATCATTCTGTCTGCCGCTGTTCAGGACGCTGACTCATGA